A genome region from Arthrobacter sp. SLBN-100 includes the following:
- the mptB gene encoding polyprenol phosphomannose-dependent alpha 1,6 mannosyltransferase MptB, producing MTAGGAPPGTSESQPGSPANPVAEPAKRRAYVATVEGFLGALMMFVGSIGTGWIANGSPMIRQPIVIALRTEGWGVTVSTVLLTVGAMVLMRSWLRLGQRLSDWGASSLRSVVIAISAWSLPLLFCVPVFSRDVYAYTGQGRLVMEGQNPYQVGISTLNNWFALGADPAWAENRTPYGPYFLWLARAVVGLTGAQPDASVLLFRLLAGVGVLLCVIYVPKLAELHGINGARALWIAVANPLFLISFIASAHNDALMVGLAVAGVYFAATRRYLLGILLVTASIGIKPITVLLLPFIGVMWAGPSASWPRKFLIWGATAGISFGVLAVSGIPYNLGLGWTWAIMDATPGYTGYSPSGFLGQQVEFLANVLGLPGGTFATVLRTGMKYAAIGLVLLLMFRGDYSRAVRRMALAFTAVVMLSPIIQPWYILWFVPFLAVTGIRDDWQIRSFYVGVTFFVVFGAQDQLSVWSFVELPIDASSLAFITALAFTLYLLFLDVHTRKLLIEAKPWDLAKRGWNWSLDRWEKHQRSRSS from the coding sequence ATGACGGCAGGCGGTGCACCCCCCGGGACGTCGGAAAGCCAGCCCGGCTCGCCGGCCAATCCGGTCGCCGAGCCTGCAAAGCGCCGGGCCTATGTGGCAACCGTTGAAGGATTCCTCGGCGCCCTCATGATGTTCGTCGGTTCGATCGGCACCGGCTGGATCGCCAACGGTTCGCCCATGATCCGCCAGCCCATCGTCATCGCGCTGCGCACCGAGGGCTGGGGCGTGACAGTGTCCACGGTGCTGCTGACGGTAGGCGCCATGGTGCTGATGCGTTCGTGGCTTCGGCTGGGGCAGCGGCTTTCCGACTGGGGCGCGTCGTCGCTGCGGTCAGTTGTTATCGCCATCTCCGCCTGGTCCCTGCCGCTGCTCTTCTGCGTGCCGGTCTTTTCCCGTGACGTCTACGCCTACACCGGCCAGGGCCGGCTGGTGATGGAAGGCCAAAACCCTTACCAGGTGGGGATCTCCACGCTCAACAACTGGTTCGCGCTCGGCGCGGACCCGGCCTGGGCCGAAAACAGGACCCCCTACGGCCCCTACTTTCTCTGGCTGGCACGCGCCGTTGTCGGACTGACCGGAGCCCAGCCCGACGCGTCCGTGCTGCTCTTCCGCCTCCTGGCCGGGGTGGGGGTCCTGCTCTGCGTTATCTACGTGCCCAAACTCGCGGAACTGCACGGCATCAACGGGGCGCGCGCACTGTGGATCGCCGTGGCCAACCCCCTGTTCCTGATCAGCTTTATCGCCAGCGCCCACAACGACGCACTCATGGTGGGACTCGCCGTCGCCGGCGTCTACTTCGCGGCCACCCGCCGCTACCTGCTGGGCATCCTCCTGGTCACCGCGTCCATCGGCATCAAGCCCATTACCGTGCTCCTGCTGCCGTTCATCGGCGTGATGTGGGCAGGCCCCTCTGCCTCCTGGCCGCGCAAGTTCCTGATCTGGGGTGCGACGGCAGGGATCAGTTTCGGCGTGCTGGCCGTCAGCGGGATCCCGTACAACCTTGGACTGGGCTGGACCTGGGCCATCATGGACGCCACCCCCGGCTACACGGGCTACTCGCCGTCGGGTTTCCTGGGCCAGCAGGTGGAGTTCCTGGCGAATGTGCTGGGGCTGCCGGGGGGCACGTTCGCCACCGTGCTGCGGACCGGGATGAAGTATGCCGCCATCGGGCTGGTCCTGCTGCTGATGTTCCGTGGCGACTACTCACGGGCTGTGCGGCGGATGGCGCTGGCATTCACCGCCGTTGTGATGCTCTCACCCATCATCCAGCCGTGGTACATCCTCTGGTTCGTGCCGTTCCTGGCCGTCACCGGCATCCGGGACGACTGGCAGATCAGGTCCTTCTACGTGGGCGTCACGTTCTTTGTGGTGTTCGGGGCGCAGGACCAGCTCTCCGTGTGGTCCTTCGTGGAACTGCCCATCGACGCGTCCTCCCTGGCGTTCATTACCGCCCTGGCATTTACGCTCTACCTTCTATTCCTCGACGTGCATACACGCAAGCTGCTCATCGAGGCCAAGCCCTGGGACCTGGCCAAGCGGGGCTGGAACTGGAGCCTGGACCGGTGGGAAAAGCACCAGAGGTCCCGGAGCAGCTGA
- a CDS encoding GGDEF domain-containing protein, whose protein sequence is MVLDTATLRIAFGLMALVLVFLFYFSAYRITRSPYSGWWCLALVFFLSGSACFLLDGTPHQVWANPLGNVLLVHGGVAVWAGARSLRTVPPIKWAFTGIPLVTLVASVLDSPATNSWSGGPVFLAAMSLTVGLASRELWRLEPGYSRVRIPMAVAAGGLAAFYFLRWLAFLGEGQDGPTFTTVFGSAVTTLVTMVLLVVVSFSMAALSSEQQTRALRVVASRDDLTGLLNRKAFLDLAAEQLADRSTTRGSGTLILADLDHFKSVNDTYGHAAGDVALQSFADACIATVRSTDLVGRYGGEEFVLFLPGTNAERAENIAEEISRRLAAAPTEAGMEMPTVSYGISTYDAGTTGVEGLIATADDALYVAKSLGRNRTARSDRRR, encoded by the coding sequence ATGGTTCTGGATACCGCGACCCTGAGAATCGCGTTTGGCCTGATGGCCTTGGTTTTGGTGTTCCTTTTCTATTTCTCCGCATACCGGATCACGCGCTCGCCGTACAGCGGCTGGTGGTGCCTGGCGCTGGTGTTTTTCCTCTCCGGATCCGCGTGTTTCCTGCTGGACGGCACGCCGCACCAGGTCTGGGCCAACCCGCTGGGCAACGTCCTGCTGGTCCACGGCGGCGTGGCGGTCTGGGCAGGCGCGCGCTCGCTGCGGACAGTCCCGCCGATCAAATGGGCTTTCACCGGGATCCCGCTGGTCACCTTGGTCGCCTCCGTCCTGGACAGCCCGGCCACCAACTCCTGGTCCGGCGGTCCCGTGTTCCTGGCGGCCATGAGCCTCACCGTCGGGCTCGCGTCCCGCGAGCTGTGGCGCCTGGAACCGGGATATTCGCGCGTCCGGATTCCCATGGCCGTGGCGGCCGGCGGCCTTGCGGCTTTCTATTTCCTCCGTTGGCTGGCTTTCCTCGGAGAAGGGCAGGATGGACCCACCTTCACCACGGTGTTCGGCTCCGCCGTCACTACCCTGGTGACCATGGTGCTGCTGGTGGTGGTCTCATTCAGCATGGCTGCCCTCAGCAGCGAACAGCAGACCAGGGCCCTGCGTGTTGTGGCCTCCCGTGACGACCTCACCGGGCTGCTCAACCGGAAGGCCTTCCTGGACCTGGCGGCAGAGCAGTTGGCGGACCGCAGCACTACCCGCGGCTCCGGCACCCTCATCCTGGCGGACCTGGACCATTTCAAGTCCGTCAACGACACTTACGGCCACGCCGCCGGGGACGTGGCCCTGCAGTCCTTCGCTGATGCCTGCATCGCCACCGTCCGGTCCACGGACCTGGTGGGGCGGTACGGCGGCGAAGAGTTTGTCCTCTTCCTGCCCGGGACGAATGCCGAACGGGCGGAAAACATTGCCGAGGAGATCAGCCGGCGGCTCGCCGCCGCCCCCACGGAGGCCGGGATGGAGATGCCCACCGTCAGTTACGGAATTTCCACCTACGACGCCGGCACTACCGGCGTGGAAGGCCTCATCGCCACCGCGGATGACGCGTTGTACGTGGCCAAGTCACTGGGCAGGAACCGTACGGCCCGCAGCGACAGGAGGCGCTAG
- the rsgA gene encoding ribosome small subunit-dependent GTPase A translates to MNTSSGHALDSTNHLGSTTSNSTAFPYGYTPAIAQHFENHPLPGATGRGRVVRVDRNLLLVAAGTDLLHLPYPLTGETAVTGDWVWMGPNRAGGRQILGVLPRRSELSRKRAFEDSSAAQVLAANMDMVGVVVPVDRPLTHNRLERTLVAAWDSGATPLVIITKADLAAVADDVVGKVILQAAGVEVVTTSAENRDGIDELLAHIPAGGTIVLLGPSGAGKSTLINALAGRDVQDTGEVRAGDFKGKHTTTSRELVPLPNGTVLMDTPGVRGFGLFDAEDGIGEMFGDVELLAAECRFSDCAHLGEPGCAVQAAISDGVLEERRWHNYLKLQRELAALARRNDAAAQRAYQREWHQKVVSAGKSQRWAERETAEWKDGAGTKGRGRKRR, encoded by the coding sequence GTGAACACTTCTTCAGGCCACGCCCTGGACAGCACAAACCACTTAGGCAGCACCACTTCCAACAGCACTGCGTTCCCCTACGGTTATACCCCTGCCATCGCCCAACATTTCGAAAACCATCCCCTCCCAGGCGCCACCGGGCGCGGCCGGGTGGTCCGCGTGGACCGCAACCTGCTGCTGGTGGCGGCGGGCACGGACCTCCTGCACCTGCCCTACCCGCTCACCGGTGAAACGGCAGTCACCGGCGACTGGGTGTGGATGGGCCCCAACCGGGCTGGCGGGCGCCAGATCCTGGGCGTCCTTCCGCGCCGCTCGGAACTCAGCCGCAAGCGGGCCTTCGAGGACTCCTCCGCCGCGCAGGTCCTGGCCGCCAACATGGACATGGTGGGCGTGGTGGTGCCGGTGGACCGGCCCCTCACGCACAACCGGCTGGAGCGCACCCTCGTGGCCGCCTGGGATTCCGGCGCCACTCCCCTGGTGATCATCACCAAGGCGGACCTCGCCGCGGTGGCGGACGACGTCGTCGGCAAAGTCATCCTGCAGGCGGCGGGCGTGGAGGTGGTCACCACCTCCGCCGAGAACCGTGACGGCATCGACGAACTCCTGGCGCACATTCCGGCAGGCGGCACCATCGTCCTGCTGGGGCCATCCGGTGCCGGCAAGTCCACGCTGATCAATGCCCTCGCAGGCCGGGACGTCCAGGACACCGGGGAGGTGCGTGCCGGGGACTTCAAGGGCAAGCACACCACCACGTCGCGCGAGCTGGTGCCGCTGCCCAACGGGACGGTGCTGATGGACACACCCGGCGTGCGGGGCTTTGGATTGTTCGACGCCGAGGACGGCATCGGTGAGATGTTCGGCGACGTGGAGCTGCTGGCTGCGGAGTGCAGGTTCTCGGACTGCGCCCACCTGGGCGAGCCCGGCTGCGCCGTGCAGGCAGCAATCAGTGACGGCGTGCTGGAGGAGCGCCGCTGGCACAACTACCTGAAGCTGCAGCGCGAACTGGCCGCCCTGGCGCGCCGGAACGACGCCGCGGCCCAGCGCGCCTACCAGCGGGAGTGGCACCAGAAGGTGGTGTCGGCCGGAAAGTCCCAGCGGTGGGCGGAGCGCGAGACGGCGGAGTGGAAGGACGGCGCCGGAACGAAAGGGCGCGGACGCAAGCGGCGCTGA
- a CDS encoding alpha/beta fold hydrolase, whose product MDIILVPGFWLDASSWAEVTPPLDAAGHRTHPLTLPGLESVDADRTGIGLRDHIDAVVAAVDALDGKVVLVGHSGGGAIIHGALDARPDRVARAMYVDSGPLGEGGVINDELTADGDDVPLPPWEEFEDADLVDLDEGLREAFRARAIPQPKGVAYDRQHLGDERRYDVPATVITCEFPSSMLREWIDGGHPFVAELARMRDVEYVDLPTGHWPQFTKPAELGRAILAAVDRTA is encoded by the coding sequence ATGGACATCATCCTGGTTCCCGGTTTCTGGTTGGACGCCTCCTCCTGGGCGGAGGTGACACCCCCATTGGACGCCGCGGGCCACCGGACTCATCCGCTGACCCTTCCCGGCCTGGAGTCGGTTGACGCGGACCGGACCGGGATCGGGCTGCGCGACCATATCGACGCCGTGGTTGCCGCGGTCGATGCTTTGGATGGCAAAGTTGTGCTGGTGGGCCATTCCGGCGGTGGTGCCATCATCCACGGCGCCCTGGATGCGCGGCCGGACCGGGTGGCGCGCGCCATGTATGTGGACAGCGGCCCCCTCGGCGAAGGAGGCGTCATCAACGACGAACTAACGGCCGACGGCGACGACGTGCCCCTTCCGCCGTGGGAGGAGTTCGAGGACGCCGACCTCGTTGACCTCGACGAAGGGCTTCGCGAAGCCTTCCGTGCTCGGGCCATCCCCCAGCCGAAAGGAGTGGCCTACGACCGACAGCATCTGGGTGACGAGCGCCGCTACGACGTGCCGGCCACGGTGATCACCTGCGAATTCCCGTCTTCAATGCTTCGGGAGTGGATCGACGGCGGCCACCCCTTCGTTGCCGAACTGGCCCGGATGCGGGACGTGGAGTACGTGGACCTGCCCACCGGGCACTGGCCCCAGTTCACTAAGCCGGCGGAACTGGGACGCGCGATTCTCGCGGCGGTGGACCGGACGGCCTAA
- the treS gene encoding maltose alpha-D-glucosyltransferase → MEEAGPAEVPDVPEITFDEKFYPARPKALRPVARRRQYFANAPSLELDGLNQTYVEWLRNQAMLGDANVMARQLSGQASMWQHSFAHPNPRAAVERASVWFTAYPLSYMTTPGQSFLGALGDPELWKTFREIGIRAIHTGPVKKAGGLEGWRETPSVDGHFDRISMAIDPLFGSEDEFRRMCEVAGEHDGTIIDDIVPGHTGKGADFRLAEMNYRDYPGIYHMIDIPESDWHLLPDVPPGEDSVNISPDAELALQQAGYIIGRLQRVIFYEPGVKETNWSATRAIVDTTGQKRRWVYLHYFKAGQPSINWLDPTFSGMRLVVGDALHSLLDLGTGALRLDANGFLGVEKSAEEQPGWSEGHPLSEAANQLIGSMVRKVGGFSFQELNLTIDDIKATSETGPDLSYDFITRPGYHYALVTQDTEFLRLTLRLAMEIGVDQASLVHALQNHDELTYELVHFATRHKDDVYQLAGSELTGAELTEHVQETLRNALTGENAPYNAVFTTNGIACTTVSVITAALGIKDISSLTAEQIDLVREAHLLLAMYNALQPGVFALSGWDMVGITTLDREQVRELTAQGDTRWINRGAHDLMGTNAEATLSASGMPRARSLYGPLPEQLKDEGSFARRLQKILKVREEWGIATGLLLDIPEVSQRGLLVMVHRLASGQIQVTVLNFSGESITGSVNSSHLEAGAGVRDLFTEETVGQVDDLHSFFIELGAYQGTALLIEEPLIEEEGAPAGL, encoded by the coding sequence ATGGAGGAGGCAGGGCCGGCGGAGGTGCCGGACGTTCCGGAAATCACTTTCGACGAAAAGTTCTACCCGGCACGGCCCAAGGCGCTGCGGCCAGTGGCCCGCCGTCGGCAGTACTTCGCCAACGCCCCCTCGCTGGAACTGGACGGCCTCAACCAAACCTACGTGGAGTGGCTGCGGAACCAGGCGATGCTCGGCGACGCCAACGTTATGGCCCGGCAACTCTCGGGACAGGCGAGCATGTGGCAGCACTCGTTCGCGCACCCCAACCCGCGGGCCGCCGTCGAACGCGCGTCCGTATGGTTTACCGCTTACCCGCTCTCCTACATGACCACCCCGGGACAGTCGTTCCTGGGGGCATTGGGCGACCCGGAACTGTGGAAAACATTCCGCGAGATTGGCATTCGGGCCATTCACACAGGGCCCGTCAAGAAAGCCGGTGGACTGGAGGGGTGGAGGGAAACCCCCAGCGTGGACGGCCACTTTGACCGGATCAGCATGGCCATCGACCCGCTGTTCGGCTCCGAGGACGAGTTCCGCCGGATGTGCGAGGTGGCCGGCGAACATGACGGCACCATCATCGATGACATTGTCCCCGGACACACCGGCAAGGGCGCGGACTTCCGCCTCGCTGAAATGAACTACCGCGATTACCCCGGCATCTATCACATGATCGACATCCCGGAATCGGACTGGCACCTGCTGCCGGACGTCCCGCCGGGCGAGGACTCGGTCAACATCAGCCCCGATGCTGAGCTGGCGCTGCAGCAGGCCGGGTACATCATCGGCCGGCTGCAGCGGGTCATCTTCTACGAACCCGGCGTGAAGGAAACCAACTGGAGTGCCACCCGGGCCATCGTGGACACCACCGGCCAAAAGCGCCGCTGGGTGTACCTGCATTACTTCAAGGCCGGGCAGCCGTCCATCAACTGGCTGGATCCCACGTTCTCCGGCATGCGCCTGGTGGTGGGCGACGCGCTCCACTCGCTGCTTGACCTCGGTACCGGTGCCCTGCGGCTGGACGCCAACGGCTTCCTTGGCGTGGAAAAGAGCGCTGAGGAACAACCCGGCTGGTCCGAAGGACACCCGCTCTCCGAGGCGGCCAACCAGCTGATCGGCAGCATGGTGCGCAAGGTGGGTGGCTTCTCCTTCCAGGAACTGAACCTCACCATCGACGACATCAAGGCGACCTCCGAAACCGGGCCGGACCTGTCCTACGACTTCATCACCCGCCCCGGTTACCACTACGCCCTTGTCACCCAGGACACGGAGTTCCTGCGGCTCACCCTGCGGCTCGCGATGGAAATCGGAGTGGACCAGGCATCGCTGGTGCATGCGCTGCAGAACCACGATGAACTGACATACGAGCTGGTGCACTTCGCCACCCGGCACAAGGACGATGTCTACCAGTTGGCCGGTTCGGAGCTGACCGGCGCCGAGCTGACCGAACACGTGCAGGAGACGCTGCGGAATGCGCTGACGGGGGAGAACGCCCCGTACAACGCCGTGTTCACCACAAACGGTATTGCCTGCACCACGGTCAGTGTGATCACCGCGGCGCTGGGCATCAAGGACATTTCCTCCCTCACCGCCGAGCAGATCGACCTTGTGCGCGAAGCGCACCTGCTGCTGGCCATGTACAACGCACTGCAGCCTGGAGTCTTCGCACTGTCCGGCTGGGACATGGTGGGCATCACCACCCTGGACAGGGAGCAGGTCCGGGAGCTTACCGCGCAGGGCGACACCCGGTGGATTAACCGGGGCGCGCACGACCTGATGGGTACCAACGCTGAAGCCACCCTCTCGGCCTCGGGAATGCCCCGCGCGCGCAGCCTCTACGGTCCGCTGCCGGAACAGCTCAAGGACGAAGGGTCTTTCGCGCGGCGGCTCCAGAAAATCCTCAAGGTGCGTGAGGAATGGGGAATCGCCACCGGCCTGCTCCTGGACATTCCCGAGGTTTCGCAGCGGGGACTGCTGGTGATGGTGCACCGCCTCGCCTCCGGGCAGATCCAGGTGACGGTCCTGAACTTCTCGGGTGAGAGCATCACCGGCAGCGTCAACTCCAGCCACCTGGAGGCCGGTGCGGGGGTGCGGGATCTGTTCACCGAGGAGACCGTGGGCCAGGTTGATGACCTGCACAGCTTCTTTATCGAGCTGGGCGCCTACCAGGGAACGGCGCTGCTGATTGAGGAACCCCTTATCGAGGAGGAGGGCGCCCCGGCGGGCCTTTAG
- a CDS encoding glycosyltransferase 87 family protein, translating into MVDWFARPSSVWWGFAVVHLYFLGWMASFFLNGGTFSDTEQYRQWARDGYNPQDLDGKISPWVYPVLAQLPIFLANIAGPSLYLLVWFLIITALNAIGLAFLTRGPRKVSGIAPAWWWLFFTVFMGYLSFARVEGITAPIVLIALLYAAQRPVVAGVLLSIATWIKVWPAAVLVPIVIASRKRTQVVLAGVAVTAAVALGTWLSGGLRHILDFLLNQGERGMQLEATFSTPWVWLSVFNIAGSKMADNTAINSTEVYGPGAGTAAFLMQPLLILAAVAAAILLVRALNRGAEREELFLEGSLMMVTAFIVFNKVGSPQFIIWLAPVIIAGLTHDWNRWKVPAALLMGIAMTTFVIYPLFYTPLIHAHPVMAAILTTRNVLLVVLLWWSVKRTAELGRKPAAVPAGA; encoded by the coding sequence GTGGTGGACTGGTTCGCCCGCCCATCCAGCGTGTGGTGGGGCTTCGCCGTCGTCCATCTCTACTTCCTGGGCTGGATGGCGTCCTTTTTCCTCAACGGTGGCACCTTCAGCGACACCGAGCAGTACCGCCAATGGGCCCGGGACGGCTACAACCCGCAGGACCTCGACGGAAAAATCAGCCCCTGGGTGTACCCCGTGCTGGCCCAGCTCCCCATCTTCCTCGCGAACATCGCCGGGCCAAGCCTGTACCTGCTCGTCTGGTTCCTGATCATCACAGCGCTCAACGCGATCGGGCTGGCTTTCCTGACGCGCGGGCCGCGGAAGGTAAGCGGCATCGCGCCGGCCTGGTGGTGGCTCTTCTTCACCGTGTTTATGGGCTACCTCAGCTTCGCCCGAGTGGAAGGCATCACCGCTCCCATCGTCCTGATCGCACTGCTCTATGCGGCCCAGCGGCCCGTCGTTGCCGGCGTCCTGCTCAGCATCGCCACGTGGATCAAGGTGTGGCCGGCGGCCGTGCTGGTGCCCATCGTGATTGCGAGCCGGAAGCGGACCCAGGTGGTCCTCGCCGGCGTCGCGGTGACCGCCGCAGTGGCGCTGGGAACCTGGCTGTCCGGCGGGCTGCGGCACATCCTGGACTTCCTCCTGAACCAGGGCGAGCGCGGCATGCAGCTGGAGGCTACCTTCTCCACGCCATGGGTGTGGCTGAGCGTCTTCAACATCGCCGGTTCGAAAATGGCGGACAACACCGCCATCAACTCCACCGAGGTCTACGGTCCCGGGGCCGGCACGGCAGCGTTCCTGATGCAGCCGCTCCTGATCCTGGCCGCGGTGGCTGCCGCCATCCTGCTGGTCCGCGCATTGAACCGCGGAGCGGAGCGGGAGGAACTGTTCCTTGAGGGCTCCCTCATGATGGTTACTGCGTTCATCGTGTTCAACAAGGTAGGTTCCCCGCAGTTCATCATCTGGCTGGCGCCGGTGATCATCGCCGGCCTCACCCACGATTGGAACCGTTGGAAGGTCCCGGCGGCCCTGCTGATGGGGATCGCCATGACCACCTTCGTGATCTATCCGCTGTTCTACACCCCGCTTATCCACGCCCACCCGGTAATGGCCGCCATCCTCACCACCCGCAACGTGCTCCTGGTGGTCCTGCTGTGGTGGTCGGTGAAGCGGACGGCGGAGCTGGGCCGCAAGCCTGCTGCGGTACCCGCAGGCGCCTAG
- a CDS encoding zinc-ribbon domain-containing protein gives MLLLFGFKTVLKALPGKPATCQNCGSFVHHHLEERATRFTLFFIPVFTTSRSYRITCTNCGYVSSISARQKRSLELQR, from the coding sequence GTGCTCCTTCTCTTCGGTTTTAAGACAGTACTCAAGGCCCTGCCCGGCAAGCCCGCCACCTGCCAGAACTGCGGGTCCTTCGTACACCATCACCTTGAGGAGCGGGCCACCAGGTTCACCCTGTTCTTCATCCCCGTGTTCACCACCTCGCGGTCCTACCGGATCACCTGTACCAACTGTGGCTACGTTTCGAGCATCTCGGCACGGCAGAAGCGGTCACTGGAGCTACAGCGTTAA
- a CDS encoding SulP family inorganic anion transporter, which produces MAVTTAANRAPLPQQLQSVRATLRSPRRLKTEALAGLVVALALIPEAIAFSVIAGVDPRIGLFASFTMAVTISFVGGRPAMISAATGAVALVIAPLMRSHGLDYLIAGVILAGVFQILLAVAGVTKLMRFIPRSVMVGFVNALAILVFMAQLPELINVPWLVYPLVAAGLVIVVGLPRMTTAVPSPLVAIVVLTAVAVLAGLDVPTVSDKGQLPESLPGFFLPNVPPTWETFQILAPFSLSMALVGLLESLMTAKLVDDITDTRSNKTRESWGQGVANIVTGFLGGMGGCAVIGQTMINVKGSGARSRVSTFLAGVFLLVLVVVLGDVVGLIPMAALVAVMIFVSAITFEWHSIAPRTLRTMPKSETAVMLITVAVVVATHNLAIGVGAGVLAAMAMFARRVAHFVTVERTVLEVNGENVATYTVDGELFFASSNDLYTQFEYALDAEPEISRVVVDLHASHLWDASTIAVLDAVTEKYRRHGREVELIGLNSASIQMRERLAGKLNAGS; this is translated from the coding sequence ATGGCTGTCACCACCGCCGCGAACAGGGCGCCCTTGCCCCAGCAACTGCAGTCCGTGCGCGCCACGCTCCGCTCCCCTCGAAGGCTCAAGACTGAGGCCCTGGCCGGTCTGGTGGTGGCGCTGGCGCTCATTCCCGAGGCCATCGCCTTCTCGGTGATTGCCGGCGTGGATCCGCGGATCGGTCTGTTCGCCTCCTTCACGATGGCGGTGACCATCTCATTCGTTGGCGGCCGGCCCGCCATGATCTCCGCTGCCACCGGTGCCGTAGCACTGGTGATCGCGCCGCTCATGCGCAGCCACGGGCTGGACTACCTGATTGCCGGGGTGATCCTGGCCGGCGTCTTCCAGATCCTCCTCGCCGTTGCCGGCGTCACCAAGCTGATGCGTTTCATCCCGCGTTCGGTCATGGTGGGCTTCGTCAACGCACTGGCCATCCTGGTTTTTATGGCCCAGCTGCCTGAGCTCATCAACGTCCCCTGGCTGGTCTACCCGCTCGTCGCCGCCGGCCTGGTGATCGTGGTGGGACTGCCAAGGATGACGACGGCGGTGCCCTCACCTTTGGTGGCCATCGTGGTGCTCACCGCGGTTGCCGTACTGGCAGGACTGGACGTGCCCACCGTCAGCGACAAGGGACAGCTGCCGGAGAGCCTGCCGGGGTTCTTCCTGCCGAACGTCCCGCCCACGTGGGAGACCTTCCAAATCCTTGCCCCGTTCTCGCTGTCCATGGCGCTGGTGGGTCTGCTCGAATCCCTGATGACCGCCAAGCTGGTGGACGACATCACCGACACCCGGTCCAACAAGACCCGTGAATCGTGGGGCCAGGGCGTTGCCAACATCGTCACCGGTTTTCTCGGCGGCATGGGCGGCTGCGCGGTGATCGGGCAGACGATGATCAACGTCAAGGGCTCCGGGGCGCGCAGCCGGGTATCCACCTTCCTGGCCGGCGTCTTCCTGCTGGTGCTCGTGGTGGTGCTGGGCGACGTGGTCGGTCTCATCCCCATGGCGGCCCTGGTGGCCGTGATGATCTTCGTCTCCGCCATCACCTTTGAATGGCACTCCATCGCGCCGCGGACACTGCGGACCATGCCGAAGTCTGAAACCGCCGTCATGCTGATCACCGTCGCGGTAGTGGTGGCGACGCACAACCTGGCCATCGGGGTCGGCGCGGGGGTGCTTGCCGCCATGGCCATGTTCGCCCGGCGGGTGGCGCACTTTGTCACCGTTGAGCGGACGGTGCTGGAGGTCAACGGCGAGAACGTTGCCACCTACACTGTGGACGGCGAGCTGTTCTTCGCCTCATCCAATGACCTCTACACCCAATTCGAGTACGCCCTCGATGCGGAGCCGGAGATCAGCCGGGTAGTGGTGGACCTGCACGCCTCACACCTTTGGGACGCCTCCACCATCGCGGTGCTGGACGCCGTCACGGAGAAGTACCGCCGCCACGGCCGCGAAGTGGAACTGATCGGCCTGAACTCCGCCAGCATCCAGATGCGCGAACGGCTGGCCGGGAAGCTGAATGCCGGAAGCTGA